The Pseudomonas sp. IAC-BECa141 genome contains the following window.
GAAACGGAGCCCGGGAGGCCGAAACGGGAGACTGGAACCCGGCGTACAAGCTGATCAGTACCGATCAAAGTCTGAAGGGTAGCGAAAAGCGGCGCCAAGGGGAATGGCGGCACAGTACTTCGCTTGTGCAAGCATCTTGGCGCCAGTACCATTACCGCTCTCTTTTTCCGGCAGGAGCGGTTTCATGATTGCGGGCAGTATGGTGGCACTGGTCACACCCATGGATGCACAAGGGCGTCTTGACTGGGACAGCCTCAGCAAACTCGTGGACTTCCATCTCAAGAACGGCACCCATGCCATTGTCGCGGTCGGCACCACCGGCGAGTCGGCAACTCTTGATGTAGAAGAACACATCGCCGTCATCAAAGCCGTGGTCAAACAGGTTGCCGGTCGCATTCCGGTGATCGCCGGTACCGGCGCCAACTCGACCCGCGAAGCGGTCGAGCTGACCCGCAACGCCAAAGAAGCCGGCGCCGATGCCTGCCTGCTCGTAGTCCCGTATTACAACAAGCCGACCCAGGAAGGCCTGTACCAGCACTTCAAGCACATCGCCGAAGCGGTCGACATCCCACAGATTCTCTACAACGTTCCTGGCCGCACCTCCTGCGACATGCAGGCCGAGACCGTGATCCGCCTGTCCACCGTGCCGAACATCATCGGCATCAAGGAAGCGACCGGCGACCTGAAACGCGCCAAGGCGATCATCGACGGCGTGAGCAAGGACTTCATCGTGCTGTCCGGCGATGATCCGACCGCAGTCGAGCTGATCCTGCTGGGCGGCAAGGGCAACATCTCCGTCACCGCCAACGTCGCCCCGCGCGAAATGGCCGACCTGTGCGAGGCCGCGCTCAAGGGCGATGCCGAGACCGCACGGGCCATCAATGAAAAACTGATGCCGCTGCACAAGGACCTGTTCATCGAAGCCAACCCGATTCCGGTGAAGTGGGCTTTGGTCGAAATGGGCCTGATGCACGAAGGCATTCGCCTGCCGCTGACCTGGCTGAGCGCTCCTTGTCATGAAACGCTGCGCTCGGCCCTGCGCCAGTGCAACGTCCTGGTTTAATTGAGGAAGTACAACGCATGAAGCGAATGGCCGGACTTTCCGCACTTGCCTTGATTATCTCCAGCACCAGTGGCTGCGGATGGATCTGGGGCCCGGAAGGTTATTTCCGTGACCGTGGTAGCGATTACCTGGAAGCGCAACAGACTGCACCGATGCAACTGCCACCAGACGTCAGCATTTCCAAGCGCCTGGATCCGCTGCTGCCGATCCCGCGCAACGTGGCCGACGACACCGCCAAGGGTGAATACGTCGTTCCGCGTCCT
Protein-coding sequences here:
- the dapA gene encoding 4-hydroxy-tetrahydrodipicolinate synthase, which gives rise to MIAGSMVALVTPMDAQGRLDWDSLSKLVDFHLKNGTHAIVAVGTTGESATLDVEEHIAVIKAVVKQVAGRIPVIAGTGANSTREAVELTRNAKEAGADACLLVVPYYNKPTQEGLYQHFKHIAEAVDIPQILYNVPGRTSCDMQAETVIRLSTVPNIIGIKEATGDLKRAKAIIDGVSKDFIVLSGDDPTAVELILLGGKGNISVTANVAPREMADLCEAALKGDAETARAINEKLMPLHKDLFIEANPIPVKWALVEMGLMHEGIRLPLTWLSAPCHETLRSALRQCNVLV